One Vicia villosa cultivar HV-30 ecotype Madison, WI linkage group LG5, Vvil1.0, whole genome shotgun sequence genomic window, CGAGGAAATGTGGCATGACACTGAGCTGAAAGGAAGGTGCTAATCTGGCTGATTAAATCCGCATGCTCATGCCGTCTGAGCAGCACCTCCACTCTTGAAGAAAGACACCTTTCATCAATCTTTCTATTCATGTAATCTGCAACAACTTTAATAAAATCATGATAATCATCTTTTAAAGTAACTTTGACTGCTTCAAAAAAGTCGGATACATGTTTCGGCAGAAGTTTGTTGAATTCCAAAATTAAATGTTTATGTCCTTCAAACAAGCTCGTCAATTTTTCTTcgaaaaataaataatgaattcTTCCAAATTGAAGATCTTCCCAGAGTTTGCAAAATTGATCATACTTTTCCCTGTCATCATGAAAGGCAACTTCTACTTCCCTTAAAAATTCTCCTACTGCCTGAACATCAATTCCATTCGGTTTAATTCAtttcaaatcaaaacaaaaataaatataaatatatataatttaattcatTCCCgaacaaaaacaaaagtaaatataaaagtaaatataaaatatatctaTATTATTGGCACATACCGCCATGGGTTGAAGTCTGTAGAACTGGTAAAACCTATCTGGTTCAGAGGCAGCGGTCAAAATCGCTTTTCGAAACTGTTAGTAGATCACAGAATCGCACGGTTAGTAGATCAGATCACAGAATCGCTTATAGATATGATAAAATCAATTCTGGTTCGGAGAAAGGGGTGAAAATCGCTTGTTAATAGGATTTGATAGATAGTCAATCTGGTAAAACTTATTTATATATAGGTTAGAGAAGAACGGATATGGACTCAACTTTCTTTATTGGGCTTTAGTTTTTTGGAGTTACGAATTGGGCTCacgatttttattatattttgtaataAATTCTAATTCTATCTATTTGGGTCACGATTTTTATATATAGAGATCTATTTActtcaataaaaataacaaataacaaaaatattagacccattttaattaaaaaagctaccactaaaaaaattttaaaacttgattaGAAAATACGgtcataaaaaaaaacttaaaataatagtGAAAGAAGTATGCacaagaaaatttaaaatttatagaatttaaaaaaaaattgaactatcggaaatttcaaattttccggCAACATGAACtcaataaattttgaaattgttagtaaaattttcaaaaaatttcataatttcctataaaattttcaaaaattctaaaatttccaaaaaaaaaatcttccGGAAATTTTAACTTTGTCGATTTTTTActcatttttttaaagaatttctGGTATCAacttgaaatttccggtatcgcCCGAGAGATTTCAAAATTTGGTTCGTTTGAGTGAATTTTGAAAATGGTAGAAATTTTGAGCAAGGATATTATAGTCTTTATCTCCGAAGATACTATTTGTTCCAATTGTCATTAATTTCTCAATAAAATTggataaatagaaataaaaaatttcttgaaatagaatatttttttattatttctataaatataaatattatttattatttactataataattattttttataataattattttcttgattaatatatagtttacataataattattttctatAGTAATTATTTTCTTGACTAATATATAATTTACATAATAATGATTATATAATTATTTCAagaaaatttcttatttaatttatgaCAATTGAAGCAAATGATATctttggagatacatctccaaatttatatttcttcaatattatttttcttttaatttcggATTTCATCGCCATGGGAATTCAGCTTTCGCTGAGTGTCAACAATGTTCTTTCGGGATAGAGAAAGATAAGTGGTAATGTGCATTATTTGGATCTTCATGGTGTGCTTAAGGTGGCTAGAGTATTTTGATATTGGACTATGCCAAAACATGTGCTTATTTGGATCTTCCTGTCTTGGGTTGGATCAATCATTATTGGAGTTTGGTAAATAGATGACTTGATGCAATTGTGATGATATTGTAGTTGAATAACAGGAGGTATCTAGAGGTGTATTGATGCAGTAAGAAAGTATAGGCAAATGGAGACAGCAATATAATAGTCATAAGTTTGAGAAGTTACTAAAAAAAAATCTCGAGATTAACAATTTAAGCAAAGGTATAGTACTAGATACAACATTGTGGCGAAAGTTAATCTATGTAGCTGATCGCACTTAATGTGATAAAGCTTGTTGTTATTAGATCCTCCTAGTCCTAAGGACTCTTGTATATTTGTGTTCCAAAAACTTGAATGGATTATTCACTAACAAACTGCCCAAATGTGACTTACATTGCATAACAATATGAATCAACATTCACCTTAAATCTACATTATAAATTATAATGCTACAAAATATGGCACAAGCTAGCACAAATGTTGATCCACTATATACACAGCAAATGAATGCATTACAATAAACCAATCACACATTTGTCTAATACAACAAGACTTCAATCTTTCTTGAGGCCTAAGGAATCTTCCCAAAGTTTATACGATCGGCTTTCCATTATCTATTACAACTTCAGTCGGTTTTCCGTTATCTACTACATCTGACGGGAAAATACGTTTCGTTAGCCATTGGAACGGTAACAATAGTTGAGCTTTCTTCTTGCGCCAGAACCAAATCGCAGCGTTGTAATTATTGTTGCGAATCGTTCTAGTGGCCTCCCTCCAATCGTATTTCTCCATTTCTATACGTGCGGCTCTTCCCATCGTTTCTCTCAACTCTTTGTCGTGCAACAGAGGTACTAGTTTGCTTAAACAATCGTCGAGATCACCTGGAGTGTATAGGTATCCGATTTTGCCTTCTTGATCTTCGGGGATTATGTCTGGTACTCCACCGGCACGTGCTCCAACAACAGGAATCCCGGAAGACAAAGCCTCCAAGACAACTTGACCAAGTGTCTCGGACTCTGACGGCATAACAAAGACATCGCCACTAGCGTATGTTTGAGATAATTCTTCACCTGATAACATTCCTGTGAATACTGCAGGCATGCCTTCAAACAATTTCTCCAACTCCTCCCTGTTATAGTTAACAATCCATATTAGTTATCGGGCCCTATaacaccgacacctctgaaaaaaggtGTCGGTGTCGTGTTTCCAATGTCCGTGCTTTGATCAGACACGAGAAATTACTTGATGTAGGGACTAATATCAAAGACATATCAAAGTAAGTTACCTGTAAGGTCCATCTCCAATAAACGCGATTCGTGCTTCAGGAAGCTTATCCATGACACTGCAAAGTCATGTGTATCAGATGTTAATGAAGGAAACAAGTATTCGAGTTTAGAGTACGGTACATTTCGTAGTAAATTACTAGAAAACGTATCTTGTAAAAGCTGTAAGTGTAACTAATAGAGCAGTTTTTGGGTGTAAACACCGAGTTTAGAAGATGATATTTACCTTTTGAGAAAATCTAAACTCTTCTCAACTCCAAGTCGTCCGACATGAACAATTAAGGGCTTCTCCGGTTCACCATTGCTGCATAACAAAAGTATAAGAATAAAATGAAACCCCATTATTTCAAACTTCGCACATGCAAATGACGAAAGGTACTCACCTCAGTCTCAATCGCATTTCATGTGACTTGTATCGAGGATTGAAACTTTCAGAATCAACACCCTTGTTCCAAAGACGAATCTTGTTAGCTGAACATCAAAAGGAAAAACATGTCAGATAAAGCATGTTTCATCGATAAAGATCCTAATTTATTTGAATGTATTTATTAGCATAAGCACTTGTGAGACTATCTAGGAGAGCTTTTGAAAGCAGCTTATGACATGTACAAAAGTTGTTTTCAGCTTATTTCCATATAGCTTATATAGAAATAGtttgactttattttatctttttgatATGGAAATAAGTTATGTGACACTGTTTGGGAGATTTTAtcaaaacaacttatgacatttttcataaacttttttgaacttatttttataAGTTATCCAAGATAACATATGAAAACAGCTTATAgcatatataaaaacaatttaaattcattttatcttttgttaCAAAAATAGCTTATACAATCTTATTCATCTTATTCATAAGAGCTTATTTTAATAAGCACTTGTGCTATAAGCTTCAAATAAGCTGTTTATCAAAACAGACCCTAGTTTACGCATAAGCACTTATATGATGCGTGTTTATGCTCACCTGCTGTTACTCTAGCTTCTTCAAGATCCCTTGCAATGGCAGCCGATGGCACTAGAGTTAGATCGGCTGCTCTATGCAGAAACtctatataaaacaaaaaattcaTGTTACTCTCACAAAAATATGATTCCAAATCGAAAGATGAAAACAAGAGAGTATACATACTTAGAACCAACCACATCGGTTGCACTAGCCAGCTAAATGTGTATCTTGGAATGTATCTGAACCGACAAAAAAATCAACCATAAGAACACTAAGATATTATAGCAACGCcaatgttaaaaaataaatttagaaaatacgAAATTTTAGTGAAATATGCAACTTACACTGGTACATGAGTATGATACGACATGACAATAGGAACTGACAGAAGCTTTGCAATGATAAGAGCACCAAAAACCTGAAATGTAGTTCGAGTCAAATAAGTCTTCTAAGACACTTTTGTCCTTTAAAGTCGAATCGTTAATAAATGAGGTGATAAAGAAATGAAAATGAACGGCGGACATACCATTATTCCGGGGGATGAAGCATGAATTATGTCGGGCTTAAATTGCGCAACTGCTGATATTATTCTTGGACTAAGTGCCAAAGAGAGTGGTACCTTCTGATACCAAGGAAACGGGAAACTgcgttttttatatattaatgaaaATCATTAGTATGATGCTATGGATGTAGAAGCCGTCATAACTTCAAAGAACAGATTAGTATCAATCAAGGtgaatttttaagaaaaaaattagctAGAAGCTAAAGAGATCAATGTTAACAACCTTTTCGATCCAATTAGTTGTGCTCCATAAAATTCCTTAGGTACTCCTTCATGTGTTGTTACAACCAAGACCTATATATAACGCGCAAATGTAGTTAGTTGATAGAGAAAAGCATTGAATTTCAAAGAAAATAAGCATTTTTACACAAAGATGTTACCTCATCTCCCATTTCCCTGAGGTACTTTATAAAATTCTGGAAACGATTCTTGTATCCCGAGACATATCTGAAAAAGAAAAGACGCAAACCAAATCATTATGGTAAATTCTTTGGTATCACACTATTTTCTTATGGAGGATTATACAAGAATAATGCCATGTGTTATTCAATTTCAGTAGGTCATAATCGTAAACTTTTAATGCAGACACAGCTAGACAGAAAAACATTAGTTACTGCGCGATTGTAGCCATGCCACATCAACATTTTATATATCTATGTTAACCACAATTACACtgtaatttattgttcaactcacttttacataaatatatccaaacataaaatcaattctaccaaactcaattctgctagaatcaattttgtccaccgccaatccaaacacacccgtATATCAGTCATTTTTCGGTGTAAATTTTTGCAATAACATAATCATAACATGACCGCAACTGCAATTTAAATTCTTGCTTGCGAACTTAGTTTCTCAACGAGGATTCGAAGAAATAAACTTTTTGAGTTCAGACCAAAATATTCACAATTCAGATTCCCAAAAAACAGCAGAACATAGCTGAGAATAAATGTTAAGCTAATACTAAAGATATTTCAAAACACATGAAGCGTATGTTTGGATATTCTAGagtaaaattgatttttcttcaaGAATTGATTCTAACTTGAAGCTAAAGTTTAGAATTTTGACATCTACAATTGATTCTATAGCCTTTCAACCAACTTTTCCATCGAAGCACTTAACCACAAATCACTTTACATTTAATCAACTTTTAGTCCTAATCAATTATACAAAATCAAACCAATTTCAATTTACTTGATCTATATAAAATCTAAGCCAACCAAACCCAAACTCATCAAACACCACAAAATCAGACCAATTACACAAAGTCAACTCAAGTAAAAATCAAAGATCAACGTTGTCACATGTTCCAACATAGAACAATTATACttcaaaaacacaaacacaacatCAAAGATTGATTTTTCAATATTGAAAAGATTCTACATTGAATAAAACGCTACTTACGAAAAAGGAGAAGGCTCAACAAACAAAGCAATTCTACGAGGTTTAGAATTACTCTCATGGTCATTCAAAACAGAGTCAGGAGGACCCTCTTCTTCATCTCTAACATTCAACAAACTCTCTTCATCAATGGTCATTTTCGTAGTAGCTTCAAGCTTCAAACTTTTTCGTCTCTTCACACTCTCAATCCCTTCCAAGTTCCAAAATCGAACCTTTTTGCAAAAGGGTGTAATGGGTTGTGCTCGAAAAGATGTAAATCTAACAAAACTTTGAGgattgaaattggatgaatagGAAAAGGAATaagaacaagatgatgatgaagaaaggGTGGTGGAGTGAGGTGAGAGAAAAGGAGGAGAGAGAGAGGAATTTATAGAGAGagaagagttcatgatgaaaGGAAGGAATTGGTGAAAGAGTGTAATATAgggtaattaatatttaaaagatGGAATTGGTAAATTTGATATGAAATGGGTTTGTGGATTTTTAAGGGAAGAATCTTGGCACAAAAAATGAATGGATATTCTTTTGATGGAGGGAAATTGAGGAATCAAAATGGAATTGTGAGCATATGCTTATGGGTCACTCTCTCATAACTATTGTTCTATGGGAAAACCTAAGatatttttgtttttccaaacacaATAGACTAATGTTTCATATAAGAGAGAACtacaataaattataaaaaaaaataaaacaaaattcaacaattttctttataaattttaaCATTCAAAATTGCGTTCGAATCCAATACATCTaactaaaataaaagagattattTATCATCTTATTAAAGTGTTTTTTATTCTAAGATATTTTTtagatatataataataataatttttaataaatattaggattttttattttattattttatatttcatttttatttgaatttgaattcaatttga contains:
- the LOC131601306 gene encoding sulfoquinovosyl transferase SQD2-like, which gives rise to MNSSLSINSSLSPPFLSPHSTTLSSSSSCSYSFSYSSNFNPQSFVRFTSFRAQPITPFCKKVRFWNLEGIESVKRRKSLKLEATTKMTIDEESLLNVRDEEEGPPDSVLNDHESNSKPRRIALFVEPSPFSYVSGYKNRFQNFIKYLREMGDEVLVVTTHEGVPKEFYGAQLIGSKSFPFPWYQKVPLSLALSPRIISAVAQFKPDIIHASSPGIMVFGALIIAKLLSVPIVMSYHTHVPVYIPRYTFSWLVQPMWLVLKFLHRAADLTLVPSAAIARDLEEARVTAANKIRLWNKGVDSESFNPRYKSHEMRLRLSNGEPEKPLIVHVGRLGVEKSLDFLKSVMDKLPEARIAFIGDGPYREELEKLFEGMPAVFTGMLSGEELSQTYASGDVFVMPSESETLGQVVLEALSSGIPVVGARAGGVPDIIPEDQEGKIGYLYTPGDLDDCLSKLVPLLHDKELRETMGRAARIEMEKYDWREATRTIRNNNYNAAIWFWRKKKAQLLLPFQWLTKRIFPSDVVDNGKPTEVVIDNGKPIV